Proteins co-encoded in one Streptomyces sp. JH34 genomic window:
- a CDS encoding DUF742 domain-containing protein, protein MTPPPASHDPYGALHHASYDGEGDQPLVRPYAMTGGRTRPRYQLAIEALVSTTADPAHLGTLLPEHQRICHLCREVKSVAEVSALLSMPLGVARILVADLAEAGMVAIHQPGNGEAGGAPDVTLLERVLSGLRKL, encoded by the coding sequence ATGACCCCGCCACCCGCCTCACATGATCCGTACGGCGCACTGCACCACGCGTCGTACGACGGTGAAGGCGATCAGCCACTGGTGCGCCCGTACGCCATGACCGGCGGCCGGACCCGGCCGCGCTACCAGCTCGCGATAGAGGCGCTGGTCAGCACGACAGCGGACCCCGCCCACCTCGGGACCCTGCTGCCCGAGCACCAGCGGATCTGCCACCTGTGCCGTGAGGTCAAGTCGGTGGCCGAGGTCTCGGCCCTGCTGTCCATGCCTCTGGGCGTGGCACGGATCCTCGTGGCGGACCTGGCGGAAGCCGGCATGGTGGCCATCCACCAGCCGGGCAACGGAGAGGCCGGCGGCGCGCCGGATGTGACACTGCTCGAAAGGGTGCTCAGTGGACTTCGCAAGCTCTAG
- a CDS encoding YceI family protein gives MALFNRKNNAPSTTATLAVDPALAALTGTYTIDPAHSSIGFTVRHAMVTNVRGSFGEHEGSLVLDGSAPSNSSASIDVKIASVDTGIADRDGHLVSGDFFDAEKFPLMTFRSTQAEQLGGDTYRVTGDLTIKDVTRPLSIDLEFNGSATDVYGNERVGFEGSTDILRSDWGLTWNAALETGGVMVSDKVKLNFDISAIKAAPQA, from the coding sequence ATGGCTCTGTTCAACCGCAAGAACAACGCCCCGTCCACCACCGCGACCCTCGCCGTGGACCCGGCGCTGGCCGCACTGACCGGCACCTACACGATCGACCCGGCGCACAGCAGCATCGGCTTCACCGTGCGCCACGCCATGGTCACCAACGTGCGCGGCTCCTTCGGTGAGCACGAGGGCTCGCTGGTACTGGACGGCTCCGCCCCCTCGAACTCCTCCGCCTCCATCGACGTCAAGATCGCCAGCGTGGACACCGGCATCGCCGACCGCGACGGCCACCTGGTCAGCGGCGACTTCTTCGACGCCGAGAAGTTCCCCCTGATGACGTTCCGCTCCACGCAGGCCGAGCAGCTCGGCGGCGACACCTACCGGGTGACGGGCGACCTCACGATCAAGGACGTCACCCGCCCGCTCTCCATCGACCTGGAGTTCAACGGTTCGGCCACCGACGTCTACGGCAACGAGCGCGTGGGCTTCGAGGGCAGCACCGACATCCTGCGCTCCGACTGGGGCCTGACCTGGAACGCCGCCCTGGAGACCGGTGGCGTGATGGTCAGCGACAAGGTGAAGCTGAACTTCGACATCTCCGCGATCAAGGCCGCCCCGCAGGCCTGA
- a CDS encoding ATP/GTP-binding protein encodes MDFASSSGGTARSTTSAKIVVAGGFGVGKTTFVGAVSEINPLRTEAVMTSASAGIDDLTHTGDKTTTTVAMDFGRITLDQDLILYLFGTPGQDRFWFMWDDLVRGAIGAVVLVDTRRLADCFPAVDYFENSGLPFVIALNGFDGHQPYTPDEVREALQIGPDAPIITTDARHRADAKSGLITLVEHALMARLK; translated from the coding sequence GTGGACTTCGCAAGCTCTAGCGGCGGTACGGCCCGCTCCACCACCTCGGCGAAGATCGTGGTGGCAGGGGGCTTCGGCGTGGGTAAGACCACGTTTGTCGGTGCCGTTTCGGAGATCAATCCGCTGCGCACCGAAGCCGTGATGACGTCCGCGTCCGCGGGCATCGACGACCTGACCCACACCGGGGACAAGACCACCACCACGGTGGCCATGGACTTCGGACGCATCACCCTGGACCAGGACCTGATCCTCTACCTGTTCGGCACCCCCGGACAGGACCGCTTCTGGTTCATGTGGGACGACCTGGTCCGCGGCGCCATCGGTGCCGTCGTCCTCGTCGACACCCGACGCCTCGCCGACTGCTTCCCCGCGGTCGACTACTTCGAGAACAGCGGCCTCCCCTTCGTCATCGCCCTCAACGGCTTCGACGGACACCAGCCCTACACACCCGACGAAGTACGCGAAGCACTCCAGATCGGCCCGGACGCCCCGATCATCACGACGGACGCCCGCCACCGCGCGGACGCCAAGAGCGGCCTGATCACCCTGGTCGAGCACGCCCTGATGGCCCGGCTGAAGTAG
- a CDS encoding roadblock/LC7 domain-containing protein, which yields MSQAAQNLNWLITNFVDNTPGVSHTVVVSADGLLLAMSEGFPRDRADQLAAVASGLTSLTAGASRIFEGGAVSQTVVEMERGFLFLMSISDGSSLAVLAHPDADIGLVGYEMALLVDRAGTVLTPDLRAELQGSLLH from the coding sequence ATGAGTCAGGCCGCGCAGAATCTGAACTGGCTGATCACCAACTTCGTGGACAACACCCCAGGGGTGTCCCACACGGTGGTGGTCTCCGCGGATGGCCTGCTGCTGGCGATGTCCGAAGGTTTCCCGCGCGACCGCGCCGATCAGCTGGCGGCTGTCGCCTCCGGGCTGACATCGCTGACGGCGGGTGCCTCCCGGATCTTCGAAGGCGGCGCCGTGAGCCAGACGGTCGTGGAGATGGAGAGGGGATTCCTCTTCCTCATGTCCATCTCCGACGGATCGTCGCTCGCCGTCCTCGCCCATCCGGACGCGGACATCGGCCTGGTCGGGTACGAGATGGCTCTCCTCGTGGACCGCGCGGGGACCGTCCTCACCCCTGACCTCCGTGCCGAGCTACAGGGAAGTCTGCTCCACTAG
- a CDS encoding roadblock/LC7 domain-containing protein: MSQAAQNLNWLITNFVDNTPGVSHTVVVSADGLLLAMSEGFPRDRADQLAAVASGLTSLTAGASRIFEGGAVNQTVVEMERGFLFIMSISDGSSLAVLSHPDADIGLVGYEMALLVDRAGSVLTPDLRAELQGSLLN, from the coding sequence ATGAGCCAGGCGGCGCAGAATCTGAACTGGTTGATCACCAACTTCGTGGACAACACCCCTGGGGTGTCGCACACGGTGGTGGTCTCCGCCGACGGACTCCTGCTGGCGATGTCCGAAGGATTCCCACGTGACCGCGCCGATCAGCTGGCGGCTGTCGCCTCCGGTCTGACGTCGCTCACCGCGGGTGCCTCCCGGATCTTCGAAGGCGGCGCCGTGAATCAGACCGTTGTGGAGATGGAGCGGGGATTCCTCTTCATCATGTCCATCTCTGACGGATCCTCACTCGCCGTCCTCTCCCACCCTGACGCCGATATCGGTCTGGTTGGGTACGAAATGGCACTTCTCGTAGACCGTGCAGGAAGTGTTCTTACCCCGGATCTCCGCGCCGAACTCCAGGGAAGTCTTCTTAACTAA
- a CDS encoding ATP/GTP-binding protein produces the protein MDFASSSGGAARSTTSAKIVVAGGFGVGKTTFVGAVSEINPLRTEAVMTSASAGIDDLTHTGDKTTTTVAMDFGRITLDQDLILYLFGTPGQDRFWFMWDDLVRGAIGAVVLVDTRRLSDCFPAVDYFENSGLPFVIALNGFDGHQPYTPDEVREALQIGPDTPILTTDARHRSDAKSALITLVEHALMARLR, from the coding sequence GTGGACTTCGCAAGCTCTAGCGGCGGAGCGGCCCGCTCCACCACCTCGGCGAAGATCGTGGTGGCAGGGGGCTTCGGCGTGGGTAAGACCACGTTTGTCGGTGCCGTTTCGGAGATCAATCCGCTGCGCACCGAAGCCGTGATGACGTCCGCGTCCGCGGGCATCGACGACCTGACCCACACCGGGGACAAGACCACCACCACGGTGGCCATGGACTTCGGACGCATCACCCTGGACCAGGACCTGATCCTCTACCTGTTCGGCACCCCCGGACAGGACCGCTTCTGGTTCATGTGGGACGACCTGGTCCGCGGCGCCATCGGTGCCGTCGTCCTCGTCGACACGCGCCGCCTCTCCGACTGCTTCCCCGCGGTCGACTACTTCGAGAACAGCGGCCTCCCCTTCGTCATCGCCCTCAACGGCTTCGACGGACACCAGCCCTACACACCCGACGAAGTACGCGAAGCACTCCAGATCGGCCCGGACACCCCGATCCTCACCACGGACGCCCGCCACCGCTCGGACGCCAAGAGCGCGCTGATCACCCTGGTCGAGCACGCCCTGATGGCCCGGCTGCGCTGA
- a CDS encoding DUF742 domain-containing protein: protein MATPTGGHPYEGGQRVPGEQGENRFDIPSMPGRQGPQEPYQPYQQPYQPYQQPQQGSQGGDWQQPGSGWPQQQPHHQQPQYEQRPPQRYEAPPSRIEPVQRQAPAPAKPSAHNPLVRPYAMTGGRTRPRYQLAIEALVSTTADPSRLQGQLPEHQRICRLCIEIKSVAEISALLSIPLGVARILVADLAEAGLVAIHQPGGDETAGGQPDVTLLERVLSGLRKL, encoded by the coding sequence GTGGCAACACCCACAGGCGGACACCCGTACGAGGGCGGTCAGCGGGTTCCGGGTGAGCAGGGTGAAAACCGTTTCGACATTCCCTCCATGCCTGGCAGACAGGGCCCGCAAGAGCCTTATCAGCCGTATCAGCAGCCGTACCAGCCCTACCAGCAGCCTCAACAGGGCTCGCAGGGCGGCGACTGGCAGCAGCCCGGTTCCGGGTGGCCCCAGCAGCAGCCTCATCACCAGCAGCCGCAGTACGAACAGCGGCCGCCGCAGCGGTACGAGGCACCGCCGTCGCGCATCGAACCGGTCCAGCGCCAGGCCCCGGCACCAGCGAAGCCCTCGGCCCACAACCCGCTGGTGCGCCCCTACGCCATGACCGGCGGCCGGACCCGGCCGCGTTACCAGCTCGCCATCGAGGCACTGGTCAGCACCACGGCCGATCCGTCCCGGCTGCAAGGGCAGTTGCCCGAGCACCAGCGGATCTGCCGGCTCTGCATCGAGATCAAGTCGGTGGCCGAGATCTCGGCCCTCCTCTCGATCCCTCTCGGCGTTGCCCGGATCCTCGTCGCCGACCTGGCCGAGGCCGGACTCGTCGCTATCCATCAGCCCGGCGGCGACGAGACCGCCGGCGGCCAACCAGATGTGACACTGCTCGAAAGGGTGCTCAGTGGACTTCGCAAGCTCTAG
- a CDS encoding acyl-CoA carboxylase subunit beta, with protein sequence MTVVDEIPGEPSDTRGRVAELLALREQARRGPSDRATEAQHAKGKLTARERIELLLDEGSFKEVEQLRRHRATGFGLEAKKPYTDGVITGWGTVEGRTVFVYAHDFRIFGGALGEAHATKIHKIMDMAISAGAPLVSLNDGAGARIQEGVSALAGYGGIFQRNTRASGVIPQISVMLGPCAGGAAYSPALTDFVFMVRETSQMFITGPDVVKAVTGEEITQNGLGGADVHAETSGVAHFAYDDEETCIAEVRYLIGMLPSNNRENPPVVPSDDPADRRGEVLLDLVPADGNRPYDMHKVIEELVDDGDFLEVHERWARNIVCALARLDGQVVGIVANQPQALAGVLDIEASEKAARFVQMCDAFNIPIVTLLDVPGFLPGVDQEHGGIIRHGAKLLYAYCNATVPRISLILRKAYGGAYIVMDSQSIGADLTYAWPTNEIAVMGAEGAANVIFRRQIADAEDPEAMRARMVKEYKAELMHPYYAAERGLVDDVIDPAETREVLIASLAMLRNKHADLPSRKHGNPPQ encoded by the coding sequence ATGACCGTTGTGGACGAAATCCCGGGCGAGCCGAGCGACACGCGTGGCCGGGTGGCTGAACTTCTGGCGTTGCGTGAGCAGGCCAGGCGTGGACCGAGCGACCGGGCGACCGAGGCGCAGCACGCCAAGGGCAAGCTGACGGCGCGGGAGCGCATCGAGCTGCTGCTGGACGAGGGATCGTTCAAGGAGGTCGAGCAGCTGCGCCGCCACCGGGCGACCGGCTTCGGCCTGGAGGCCAAGAAGCCGTACACCGACGGTGTCATCACCGGCTGGGGCACGGTGGAGGGCCGGACGGTCTTCGTCTACGCGCACGACTTCCGGATCTTCGGCGGGGCGCTGGGCGAGGCCCACGCCACGAAGATCCACAAGATCATGGACATGGCCATCTCGGCCGGTGCCCCGCTGGTCTCGCTGAACGACGGCGCCGGCGCCCGCATCCAGGAGGGCGTCTCCGCGCTCGCCGGCTACGGCGGCATCTTCCAGCGCAACACCAGGGCCTCCGGTGTCATCCCGCAGATCAGCGTGATGCTAGGCCCGTGCGCGGGCGGTGCGGCCTACAGCCCGGCGCTGACCGACTTCGTCTTCATGGTCCGTGAGACCTCGCAGATGTTCATCACCGGACCGGACGTCGTCAAGGCGGTCACCGGCGAGGAGATCACCCAGAACGGCCTCGGCGGCGCCGACGTGCACGCCGAGACCTCGGGCGTCGCGCACTTCGCGTACGACGACGAGGAGACCTGCATCGCCGAGGTCCGCTACCTGATCGGGATGCTGCCCTCCAACAACCGCGAGAACCCGCCCGTCGTGCCGAGCGACGACCCGGCCGACCGGCGCGGCGAGGTCCTGCTGGACCTGGTCCCGGCCGACGGCAACCGTCCGTACGACATGCACAAGGTCATCGAGGAGCTCGTCGACGACGGCGACTTCCTGGAGGTCCACGAGCGCTGGGCCCGGAACATCGTCTGCGCGCTGGCCCGGCTCGACGGCCAGGTCGTCGGCATCGTGGCCAACCAGCCGCAGGCGCTGGCCGGTGTCCTGGACATCGAGGCGTCCGAGAAGGCCGCGCGATTCGTTCAGATGTGTGACGCCTTCAACATCCCGATCGTCACTCTCCTGGACGTACCCGGCTTCCTGCCCGGCGTCGACCAGGAGCACGGTGGGATCATCCGGCACGGCGCCAAACTGCTCTACGCGTACTGCAACGCCACCGTGCCGAGGATCTCCCTGATCCTGCGCAAGGCGTACGGAGGTGCGTACATCGTCATGGACAGCCAGTCCATCGGTGCCGACCTCACCTACGCGTGGCCCACCAACGAGATCGCGGTGATGGGTGCGGAGGGTGCCGCCAACGTCATCTTCCGCCGTCAGATCGCCGACGCCGAGGACCCCGAGGCCATGCGGGCCCGCATGGTCAAGGAGTACAAGGCCGAACTGATGCACCCCTACTACGCGGCCGAGCGCGGCCTGGTCGACGACGTCATCGACCCCGCCGAGACGCGCGAGGTGCTGATCGCCTCGCTCGCGATGCTCCGCAACAAGCACGCCGACCTGCCGTCCCGCAAGCACGGCAACCCTCCGCAGTAG
- a CDS encoding acyl-CoA carboxylase subunit epsilon, which yields MSVTPADSVLRVEKGQAGPEELAAITAVLLARAATQPDAPAHRGRSTAGWRRLERTPGFRAPHSWQG from the coding sequence ATGAGCGTCACCCCCGCCGATTCGGTCCTGCGCGTCGAGAAGGGCCAGGCCGGCCCCGAAGAGCTCGCCGCCATCACCGCGGTCTTGCTCGCCCGCGCCGCCACCCAGCCTGACGCGCCCGCCCACCGGGGCCGCAGCACCGCCGGATGGCGCCGCCTGGAGCGCACCCCCGGCTTCCGCGCCCCGCACAGCTGGCAGGGCTGA
- a CDS encoding amidohydrolase family protein, with protein sequence MSSLGETTAGDPGERALLHGLRLIDGTGRAAVPDAALLIEGKLISWAGPAARLPADLGPVRRLDLGGRTLCPGFIATHVHLALPGPAGNPLQGLCELPSYRTPKVLDRLRATLENGVTTGVRIAMGTDSGLAVGHGRNLQELGLLVDLAGLSPMAAIVAATRDAARSCGVDDVTGTLEAGKAADLVVTDGDPLTDITAPGDPAHILAVVKEGRIAVDRAGVLGEGVLPALCP encoded by the coding sequence ATGTCCTCCCTCGGCGAGACCACGGCCGGCGACCCCGGTGAACGGGCCCTCCTGCACGGCCTGCGTCTGATCGACGGCACCGGCCGTGCCGCGGTGCCCGATGCCGCGCTGCTCATCGAGGGGAAGCTCATCAGCTGGGCGGGCCCCGCCGCGCGGCTCCCCGCGGACCTCGGGCCGGTGCGGCGGCTGGACCTGGGCGGCCGGACCCTGTGCCCCGGCTTCATCGCCACCCATGTGCATCTCGCGCTGCCGGGACCGGCCGGCAACCCCCTCCAGGGCCTGTGCGAACTGCCGAGCTACCGGACTCCGAAGGTCCTGGACCGGCTGCGCGCGACCCTGGAGAACGGGGTCACCACCGGGGTCAGGATCGCGATGGGGACCGACAGCGGCCTGGCCGTCGGCCACGGCAGGAACCTCCAGGAGCTGGGGCTGCTGGTCGATCTCGCCGGTCTGTCGCCCATGGCGGCGATCGTGGCGGCGACCCGTGACGCGGCGCGGTCGTGCGGCGTCGACGACGTCACCGGCACCCTGGAGGCGGGCAAGGCGGCCGACCTGGTGGTCACGGACGGCGACCCCCTGACCGACATCACCGCACCGGGCGATCCCGCCCACATCCTGGCCGTGGTGAAGGAGGGCCGGATCGCCGTCGACCGCGCCGGAGTCCTCGGCGAAGGCGTCCTGCCCGCGCTCTGTCCCTGA
- a CDS encoding glycoside hydrolase family 64 protein, with amino-acid sequence MFLTGAAASATALTYPLWGSALSPRTSAAPATCELALENKSLPGTVHAYVTGHEQGTDRWVLLRPDGSVYRPDSPGAPQTPLPVDCAIPLKAAGAGPVVLTLPQMYGARVYFVRDDKLDFYLNPGPSLVEPAFATPTDPNYGRTWSFCEFTFNPQQLYANISYVDLVTALPIGLTLEGDSRHTVAPLPDGAVQRIADDLTAQAAADGQPWDKLVTRGSDGKVLRVVSPQNLMAPFFDRPDQMPFRDLFTAQIDEVWEKYRSTDLRIDLQGGRGTLAGRVSGDTLTFEGGHTFVKPTSKDIFTCNHGPFTNNPADSDDKKALLARIAAGFNRSIMLSHPQQPNGTTVADYYKGGVTNHWSRVVHANSPIGYAFPYDDVRPDGEPDVSGAAHDGNPRRFTVSVGS; translated from the coding sequence ATGTTCCTGACGGGCGCCGCCGCCTCCGCGACCGCGCTCACCTACCCCCTCTGGGGCAGCGCCCTGAGCCCGCGCACGTCGGCGGCCCCCGCCACATGCGAACTGGCCCTGGAGAACAAATCGTTGCCCGGCACGGTGCACGCGTACGTCACCGGCCACGAGCAGGGCACGGACCGCTGGGTGCTGCTGCGCCCCGACGGCAGCGTCTACCGCCCCGACTCCCCCGGCGCCCCGCAGACCCCGCTGCCGGTGGACTGCGCCATCCCCCTGAAGGCCGCCGGCGCCGGTCCCGTCGTCCTGACCCTGCCCCAGATGTACGGGGCGCGCGTCTACTTCGTGCGCGACGACAAGCTGGACTTCTACCTCAACCCGGGTCCGTCCCTGGTCGAGCCGGCCTTCGCGACGCCCACCGACCCGAACTACGGCAGGACCTGGTCGTTCTGCGAGTTCACCTTCAACCCGCAGCAGCTGTACGCGAACATCAGCTACGTCGACCTGGTGACCGCGCTGCCGATCGGCCTGACCCTGGAGGGCGACTCCAGGCACACCGTCGCCCCGCTCCCGGACGGCGCGGTCCAGCGCATCGCCGACGACCTCACGGCCCAGGCGGCCGCCGACGGACAGCCCTGGGACAAGCTGGTCACCCGCGGCTCGGACGGCAAGGTCCTGCGGGTCGTCTCGCCGCAGAACCTGATGGCGCCGTTCTTCGACCGGCCGGACCAGATGCCGTTCCGGGACCTGTTCACCGCGCAGATCGACGAGGTCTGGGAGAAGTACCGCTCCACCGACCTGCGGATCGACCTGCAGGGCGGCCGCGGCACACTGGCGGGCCGGGTCAGCGGCGACACGCTGACCTTCGAGGGCGGCCACACCTTCGTCAAGCCGACCTCGAAGGACATCTTCACCTGCAACCACGGGCCCTTCACGAACAACCCGGCCGACTCCGACGACAAGAAGGCACTGCTGGCCAGGATCGCGGCCGGCTTCAACCGCTCGATCATGCTCAGCCACCCGCAGCAGCCCAACGGCACCACGGTGGCGGACTACTACAAGGGCGGGGTGACCAACCACTGGTCGCGGGTCGTCCACGCGAACTCCCCGATCGGCTACGCGTTCCCCTACGACGACGTACGCCCGGACGGCGAGCCGGACGTGTCGGGGGCCGCGCACGACGGCAACCCCCGGCGCTTCACGGTGAGCGTGGGGTCCTGA
- a CDS encoding nitrate- and nitrite sensing domain-containing protein has protein sequence MRRSNEGSAAQPERGNFTPPPRAAVSPPADTSSEAGPAGGSTNRLSPRNWRVPTRLNAILLIPALVGLVMGGFQVKGSVDTWNEAQDAEKTALVVRAAAEYGQALLNERDLTAQPLLSNKRTAAEVEQVRATTDSAAEKFDAAVKNMPDKQGLHRRLKLFEVEEPLLPELRKAAYAEAMDPVKTEEGYTKVQHSLMEFSNELGLGTGNITSYGRTVYAIELAKAAESLQRSIGMHLLVRPSQEERKFDGQVTAFSSYNYLEQIALGEFVSGGTEADAARLKEVMAGKAAEGAEQLKAAAAQAKAAGKPFVAPPSIDGSVFDGMAQQIGAGRSPEELKAKGITPETWMAASTAKFDGYTTVENELVDKAVTEAAEISSDARNDAILNAAIVIVALLAAFVIAGLMARQMSRSMRQLRTAAFGIAEQRLPMLVDQLSRTEPGRVDTRVQPIPINSQDEIGEVARAFDQVHREAVRLAAEQAMLRGNVNAIFTNLSRRNQSLIEGQLTLITDLENNEADPDQLESLFKLDHLATRMRRNGENLLVLAGEEPGRRWNQPVPLVDVLRAASSEVESYERIELTGVPESEIHGQAVTDLVHLLAELLENATTFSSPQTKVRVTATRLPDGRVMVEIHDKGIGLTAEDFADINHKLANPPTVDAAVSQRMGLFVVGRLADRHGIRVQLRPSGEQAGTTSLVMLPDAITHGGGGGEAAQSDFTVSSIMSEQKQPQAFDPAPQPLPMRTAAELGFDDSRYETPAADSPQLDPVNRSLMREERRAALEAQTGGENPAFHQEDGAGQRQDYSQEQYGQTPYAPEQYPQQQQEYTQPGYEGGYDPYAGNGFQDPQQNAYPEAGYAAPDSRQEQYADPFAQQDGLSHQGDWADQGSYQGSFDPLGRPETESVPSAPAETPESVGFERPGPTPNPGHDLTEAGLPRRGGQQHWQPTGRGNDQPAPPQQRQRPVPEQPQEPAEGDGPEDWRSANDERWERAEKLRDPKAGGITPSGLPRRVPKANLVEGTAEQTQQGGPQVSRAPEDVRGRLSNLRRGVLKGRTAGSDTSDTYNQER, from the coding sequence GTGAGGCGAAGCAACGAGGGCTCCGCGGCGCAGCCGGAGCGGGGCAATTTCACGCCGCCGCCGCGCGCTGCGGTGTCCCCGCCTGCGGACACGTCGTCCGAGGCGGGCCCGGCGGGCGGCAGCACGAACCGGCTGTCGCCCCGGAACTGGCGTGTGCCCACCCGTCTGAACGCGATCCTCCTGATCCCGGCGCTGGTCGGCCTGGTCATGGGCGGCTTCCAGGTGAAGGGGTCGGTCGACACCTGGAACGAGGCCCAGGACGCGGAGAAGACGGCCCTGGTCGTCCGTGCCGCCGCGGAGTACGGGCAGGCACTGCTGAACGAGCGTGACCTCACCGCTCAGCCCCTGCTGTCGAACAAGCGCACCGCCGCCGAGGTGGAGCAGGTGCGTGCCACGACGGACAGCGCCGCGGAGAAGTTCGACGCGGCCGTGAAGAACATGCCGGACAAGCAGGGGCTCCACCGCCGTCTGAAGCTGTTCGAGGTGGAGGAGCCACTGCTCCCCGAACTGCGCAAGGCCGCCTACGCCGAGGCCATGGACCCGGTGAAGACGGAAGAGGGCTACACCAAGGTCCAGCACTCGCTGATGGAGTTCTCCAACGAGCTCGGCCTGGGTACCGGCAACATCACCAGTTACGGCCGTACGGTGTACGCGATCGAGCTGGCCAAGGCCGCAGAATCGCTTCAGCGCTCGATCGGCATGCACCTGCTGGTGCGTCCGAGCCAGGAGGAGCGCAAGTTCGACGGCCAGGTCACGGCGTTCAGCTCGTACAACTACCTGGAGCAGATCGCCCTCGGTGAGTTCGTCTCCGGTGGTACGGAGGCGGACGCGGCCCGGCTGAAGGAAGTCATGGCCGGCAAGGCCGCCGAGGGGGCCGAGCAGCTGAAGGCCGCCGCGGCGCAGGCCAAGGCCGCGGGCAAGCCCTTCGTGGCACCGCCGAGCATCGACGGTTCGGTCTTCGACGGCATGGCCCAGCAGATAGGCGCGGGCCGGTCGCCCGAGGAGCTGAAGGCCAAGGGCATCACCCCCGAGACCTGGATGGCCGCGTCGACCGCGAAGTTCGACGGCTACACCACGGTCGAGAACGAGCTCGTCGACAAGGCCGTGACCGAGGCGGCGGAGATCTCGTCCGACGCCCGCAACGACGCCATCCTGAACGCCGCGATCGTCATCGTCGCGCTGCTGGCGGCCTTCGTCATCGCCGGGCTCATGGCCCGCCAGATGAGCCGCTCGATGCGCCAGCTGCGCACGGCCGCCTTCGGCATCGCCGAGCAGCGGCTGCCGATGCTGGTCGACCAGCTGTCGCGGACCGAGCCCGGCCGGGTGGACACCCGGGTGCAGCCGATCCCGATCAACAGCCAGGACGAGATCGGCGAGGTCGCCCGCGCCTTCGACCAGGTGCACCGCGAGGCCGTCCGGCTCGCCGCCGAGCAGGCCATGCTGCGGGGCAACGTCAACGCGATCTTCACCAACCTGTCGCGCCGCAACCAGTCGCTCATCGAGGGCCAGCTGACCCTCATCACCGACCTGGAGAACAACGAGGCCGACCCGGACCAGCTGGAGAGCCTCTTCAAGCTGGACCACCTGGCCACGCGTATGCGCCGCAACGGCGAGAACCTCCTCGTCCTCGCGGGCGAGGAGCCCGGCCGGCGGTGGAACCAGCCGGTGCCGCTGGTCGACGTGCTGCGCGCCGCCTCTTCGGAGGTGGAGTCCTACGAGCGCATCGAGCTCACCGGTGTGCCGGAGAGCGAGATCCACGGCCAGGCCGTGACCGACCTCGTGCACCTGCTGGCCGAGCTCCTGGAGAACGCCACCACGTTCTCCTCGCCGCAGACCAAGGTCCGGGTCACCGCGACCCGGCTGCCCGACGGCCGCGTCATGGTCGAGATCCACGACAAGGGCATCGGCCTCACCGCCGAGGACTTCGCGGACATCAACCACAAGCTGGCCAACCCGCCGACGGTGGACGCCGCGGTGTCCCAGCGGATGGGTCTCTTCGTGGTCGGCCGGCTGGCCGACCGGCACGGCATCCGCGTCCAGCTGCGTCCCTCGGGCGAGCAGGCCGGAACCACGTCGCTGGTCATGCTCCCGGACGCCATCACCCACGGTGGCGGTGGCGGCGAGGCGGCTCAGAGCGACTTCACCGTCTCCTCGATCATGTCCGAGCAGAAGCAGCCGCAGGCCTTCGACCCGGCGCCGCAGCCCCTCCCGATGCGCACGGCGGCGGAGCTCGGCTTCGACGACTCCCGCTACGAGACCCCCGCGGCGGACTCCCCGCAGCTGGACCCGGTCAACCGTTCGCTGATGCGTGAGGAGCGCCGGGCGGCGCTGGAGGCCCAGACGGGCGGCGAGAACCCGGCCTTCCACCAGGAGGACGGCGCCGGACAGCGTCAGGACTACTCCCAGGAGCAGTACGGCCAGACGCCGTACGCTCCCGAGCAGTACCCCCAGCAACAGCAGGAGTACACGCAGCCCGGTTACGAGGGCGGCTACGACCCGTACGCCGGCAACGGCTTCCAGGATCCGCAGCAGAACGCCTATCCGGAGGCCGGGTACGCCGCTCCGGACAGTCGGCAGGAGCAGTACGCCGACCCGTTCGCGCAGCAGGACGGCCTCTCCCACCAGGGTGACTGGGCCGACCAGGGTTCGTATCAGGGATCCTTCGATCCCCTGGGCCGGCCCGAAACGGAATCCGTCCCGAGCGCTCCCGCCGAGACGCCGGAAAGCGTAGGCTTCGAGCGCCCGGGACCCACCCCGAACCCCGGTCACGACCTGACCGAGGCGGGTCTCCCGCGGCGGGGCGGCCAGCAGCACTGGCAGCCCACGGGCCGCGGAAACGATCAGCCCGCCCCGCCGCAGCAGCGGCAGCGGCCGGTGCCGGAACAGCCGCAGGAGCCTGCGGAGGGTGACGGTCCCGAGGACTGGCGCTCGGCGAACGACGAGCGCTGGGAGCGGGCCGAGAAGCTCCGGGACCCGAAGGCGGGCGGGATCACTCCTTCCGGTCTCCCCCGGCGCGTGCCCAAGGCCAATCTGGTCGAGGGCACGGCGGAGCAGACCCAGCAGGGCGGCCCACAGGTCTCCCGCGCCCCTGAGGACGTGCGGGGCAGGTTGAGCAACCTGCGCCGTGGGGTCCTGAAGGGACGTACCGCGGGGTCGGACACAAGTGATACCTACAACCAGGAGCGTTAG